GCGCATGAAAACCATAAATGCCCAATGAATGGCGAGAAATAAGGCCCAGTAGCGGCAGAGTACGTGTGCTGAGCGTATTTTTGACCAGCGTCAGGAGTGAGACGGCGCAAATAAATACCGCAGGGCCGCAGTAGAGGTACCAGGTGTCGGCAAAATTGCCTCGCCAGCGCAGTTCATGCAATGTGCCACGAGAAATAATAAATACTGCGGTAATGAATAACGCCGCACAGAGCCAGCTGAGCGCGCGCTTTTGCGTATCCATCATGCCAATCGCCCGGCCCAGCATGCCGTACAGGATGTAATAGAAGGTGTCGCCGCTGATGTACAGGTTAATGGGTAGCCATTCAAAACCGCCAATTTTTTGCGAGACGGTGTTGGGATTGGCAATCACGCCTATCACCACCATCAACGCCAGCAGCATCTTGCCGCTGATATTTTTCACCTGTATCAGCGGAGAAACCAGGTAGATGACGGCGATCGCGAAGAAAAACCACAGATGATAGAACACCGGCTTTTGCAGCAGGTTCTTCAGCGACAGCTCAGCGTTGATCGAGGTAAACAGCAGGATATAGGCCAGCGCCACGCTGCTGTAAAACAGAATGCAGAGCGCGATGCGCAGGAAATGGCGCGGTTTGGCGCTACGCTCACCAAAAAACAGATAGCCCGAAATCATAAAGAACAGCGGAACGCTGACCCGAGAGGCTGAATTGAGCACGTTAGCCAGATCCCAATTCAACGGGCTGACGCTTTGCGCATTGGTGATGTACCAGGTCGTGGTGTGGATCATCACGACCATTAAACAGGCTATCCCGCGCAGGTTATCAATCCAGAAAATTTTGGGCTGCATCAGTTCCTCTGTGTCCATTAAAAAAAGTCTGACCGATATTTTGCGAACGTAGCTCACTGGAATAATCCGAGTTCTTACGCTAAAGCTTGAGATGGTCTGATGAGATTCTCAAAATAGGATCTGTTTCCAGACACTAATAATAAGACTGACCAGCAAACCAGGCGGTAATAAAATGATGATGAAGTATTTCTTTCCCACAATCGCTACCCTTTTGCTGGTAGCGTGCGCTGACACACAACCGTCTGCACCCGCGCAGAAAGCGCAAAAGGTTAAGGTCAGTGCCACACGTTCGCTGGATATGGAGTCATTGTGCAAAAATGAGGCGGCGCAACGCTACAACACTGGCGCGCAGAAAATTGATATCTCCGGCCTGGAGCAATTCCAGGGCAGCTATGAGATGCGTGGTTCTACCTTCCGTAAAGAGAGTTTTGTCTGTTCTTTTGACGCAGATGGGCAGTTTTTGCACC
This window of the Citrobacter freundii ATCC 8090 = MTCC 1658 = NBRC 12681 genome carries:
- a CDS encoding acyltransferase; amino-acid sequence: MQPKIFWIDNLRGIACLMVVMIHTTTWYITNAQSVSPLNWDLANVLNSASRVSVPLFFMISGYLFFGERSAKPRHFLRIALCILFYSSVALAYILLFTSINAELSLKNLLQKPVFYHLWFFFAIAVIYLVSPLIQVKNISGKMLLALMVVIGVIANPNTVSQKIGGFEWLPINLYISGDTFYYILYGMLGRAIGMMDTQKRALSWLCAALFITAVFIISRGTLHELRWRGNFADTWYLYCGPAVFICAVSLLTLVKNTLSTRTLPLLGLISRHSLGIYGFHALIIHALRTNGIELKNWPPLDMLWIFSATLAGSLLLSILLQRIDTRRLVS
- a CDS encoding YsaB family lipoprotein, with product MMMKYFFPTIATLLLVACADTQPSAPAQKAQKVKVSATRSLDMESLCKNEAAQRYNTGAQKIDISGLEQFQGSYEMRGSTFRKESFVCSFDADGQFLHLSMR